Proteins encoded by one window of Blautia argi:
- a CDS encoding RpnC/YadD family protein — MSEGIVYQNKDIEFKLMSETYKEKSFEAYGLNLPKIKEVLPTNLPAVSANEMRIDNLFLLEDDTLAIVDYESEDKVSNRVKYINYIGRIMQRYDSQKKKIPKLRMIVIYTGDVENAKDTWEMPCLTLKMEQVVELAKQIENENIQAFVITGILVSSDKFIDRAYAKTVRRYLSMTKVFQILEEEKQEAINLARQNEKIAIAENLMKDGLDTILIMRTTGLTREQIEKIRENMLAAR, encoded by the coding sequence TTGTCCGAAGGAATTGTATACCAAAACAAAGATATTGAATTTAAGCTGATGAGTGAAACTTATAAGGAAAAATCCTTTGAGGCTTATGGCTTGAACCTACCAAAGATTAAAGAGGTATTGCCAACAAATTTACCGGCAGTGTCTGCAAACGAAATGCGTATCGATAATTTGTTTTTACTGGAAGATGATACACTGGCTATCGTAGATTACGAGTCAGAAGATAAAGTTTCTAATCGCGTAAAGTATATCAACTACATTGGCAGAATTATGCAGCGATACGATTCGCAAAAGAAGAAAATCCCTAAATTGCGTATGATTGTAATATATACGGGAGATGTAGAAAATGCAAAGGATACCTGGGAAATGCCATGCCTGACATTGAAAATGGAACAGGTTGTGGAATTAGCAAAACAGATTGAAAATGAAAACATACAGGCATTTGTTATTACGGGTATTTTAGTAAGTAGTGATAAGTTTATAGACCGAGCTTATGCAAAGACAGTAAGGAGGTATTTGAGTATGACGAAGGTATTTCAGATTTTAGAGGAAGAAAAGCAGGAAGCTATAAATCTTGCCAGACAAAACGAAAAAATAGCGATTGCCGAGAATTTGATGAAAGATGGACTTGATACCATATTGATTATGCGGACTACCGGCTTAACCAGAGAACAGATTGAAAAAATCCGGGAAAATATGTTAGCTGCCAGATAA
- a CDS encoding vWA domain-containing protein: MEDFWESVEKGKNPTKTPDKTNGYWTLGQYSGGLINKEEQLQQVTDTENKVDPSKAKITTQTVFIWHENPAETYKLEFTKVSEEKDTDGNYKPLKDAEFELFLNGESQGTATSGTDGTVTFADLAPDTYTLKETKAPDNYITPENTWSVTVGNDGSITIEGDNVEVDSAGKYKIINQLQKGTLAFTKIEKGGSALSGATFTLYDSEGEKTGYEDTSDADGQVTIENIPLGTYTMKETDAPGGYIQSTDTWVVEVTKDKVLLYLQGDESKAPVSVIENITEHQAMEDAVERDKKVEVVDEDNRTYKITLTADSTTKTSEITGKNASVVLILDESSSMDGDSFRSLKAAARSFVESLGEQAPGSEVAVMFFSDEVTCTDFFTLDKEGISALNRKIGSHNRKGGNTYMNRALAKADELLKNKTNEKYVVFFTDGEPQGPGEGQTAGQRTEDNTIANGARNAAARIKEYGTIFSVGYGDVKDAEFWWNPNDGNAIWNERWSDRTAKYYGWTYESATSYLSNRISSEGKYQYANTDAAITDIFNDIAGHIAEATNVEAHKIVDVIDSRFELADGEKERLQEKYGQDISFKELPDGSLKIAWTGKAAVIEPKPDSENPGAHGWKETINIQAKDDFVGGNMIPTNGSGSGIYVDEDDTIDVEFQKPTVNVKLLTVEAENKEKTVFLGDTITVTAFLQELLKGTKLNQVSGGTFSIPAGYVPSQDEIASLLQGSVVEKDYSYGSTNDTVGKFTYKFVPVKLQDTSVQDHEATVIGNGVEEYKLTVAYEASSVENRKSSLEGYISPEGAEQSKSTDDGIYTVNVIAGEIQITKKIDGNFQPKLEGDPIFTFKIEKLDEGDKVEKTWYRTVRFNKNTVKEQTVEALSGLEKGDYRVTELKSQRYTLDKNQTTTEGSTCTDTPYEDGDGVVFHIGTPSENDEVGARGVAKFVNTKTGDSGKRTDTDVRVNRFTKENGKWTWKGYDLSTSKPTSNQQ; this comes from the coding sequence ATGGAAGATTTTTGGGAGAGTGTGGAAAAAGGCAAAAACCCGACAAAAACACCTGACAAGACGAATGGCTATTGGACTCTTGGACAATATAGTGGAGGATTGATTAATAAAGAGGAACAGTTACAGCAGGTAACTGATACAGAAAATAAAGTAGATCCTTCAAAAGCAAAAATCACAACTCAGACTGTCTTCATCTGGCACGAAAACCCAGCTGAAACATACAAATTGGAATTCACAAAAGTTTCCGAAGAAAAAGACACTGACGGAAACTACAAGCCACTGAAAGATGCAGAGTTTGAATTATTTTTAAATGGAGAATCCCAAGGAACAGCAACAAGTGGTACAGACGGAACAGTTACCTTTGCTGACCTTGCACCTGATACCTACACATTAAAAGAAACAAAAGCACCAGATAATTACATAACACCAGAAAACACTTGGAGTGTAACAGTCGGAAATGATGGTAGCATTACTATAGAAGGTGATAACGTAGAGGTAGATTCAGCGGGAAAATATAAAATTATCAATCAACTTCAAAAAGGAACCTTGGCTTTTACAAAAATAGAGAAAGGTGGTTCTGCATTATCAGGAGCAACATTTACTTTGTATGATAGCGAAGGTGAAAAAACCGGGTATGAAGATACTTCTGATGCAGATGGACAGGTAACTATTGAAAATATTCCTTTAGGAACATACACAATGAAAGAAACAGACGCTCCGGGAGGATATATTCAGTCAACGGATACATGGGTTGTTGAGGTGACGAAAGATAAAGTCCTGCTTTATTTACAAGGGGATGAAAGTAAAGCTCCAGTATCTGTTATCGAAAACATTACTGAACACCAGGCAATGGAAGACGCTGTAGAGCGTGATAAAAAGGTTGAAGTTGTTGATGAGGATAACAGAACTTATAAGATTACGCTGACAGCAGATTCTACAACTAAGACTTCAGAAATAACGGGAAAGAATGCAAGCGTGGTATTGATCTTAGATGAAAGTAGTTCTATGGATGGAGATTCATTTAGGAGTTTAAAGGCGGCAGCAAGATCCTTTGTAGAGAGCCTGGGAGAACAAGCACCAGGCAGTGAAGTGGCTGTAATGTTCTTTTCAGATGAGGTTACATGTACTGATTTCTTTACGTTAGATAAAGAGGGGATTTCAGCTTTAAATAGGAAAATTGGAAGTCATAATAGAAAAGGCGGAAATACTTACATGAATAGAGCTCTTGCTAAAGCAGATGAGCTTTTGAAAAATAAGACAAACGAAAAATATGTGGTATTTTTTACAGACGGAGAACCTCAAGGACCTGGAGAAGGACAGACGGCTGGGCAAAGAACAGAAGATAATACAATTGCCAACGGAGCACGAAATGCAGCAGCTAGAATAAAAGAATATGGAACTATCTTTTCAGTAGGATATGGAGATGTTAAAGATGCTGAATTTTGGTGGAACCCCAATGATGGAAATGCTATATGGAACGAGAGGTGGAGTGACAGAACAGCTAAATATTATGGTTGGACATATGAAAGTGCAACATCTTATCTAAGTAATAGAATTTCATCAGAAGGCAAGTATCAGTATGCCAATACAGATGCAGCAATTACGGACATTTTCAATGATATAGCAGGTCATATTGCAGAAGCCACAAATGTAGAGGCACATAAAATCGTAGATGTCATTGACAGCAGATTTGAGTTAGCAGATGGTGAGAAAGAAAGACTGCAAGAAAAATATGGTCAAGATATTTCTTTTAAGGAGTTACCTGACGGCAGTTTGAAAATCGCATGGACAGGTAAGGCGGCGGTTATAGAACCAAAACCAGACTCAGAAAATCCAGGCGCTCATGGATGGAAGGAAACTATTAACATCCAGGCAAAAGATGATTTTGTGGGTGGAAATATGATTCCGACAAATGGTTCAGGTTCAGGAATCTATGTTGATGAAGATGATACGATAGACGTAGAATTCCAGAAGCCAACAGTCAATGTGAAATTACTTACCGTAGAAGCTGAAAACAAAGAAAAAACAGTATTTCTTGGTGATACAATTACAGTAACTGCATTTCTTCAGGAATTGCTGAAAGGAACGAAGCTAAATCAAGTTTCTGGTGGAACGTTTAGCATACCTGCAGGTTACGTGCCATCGCAAGATGAAATTGCATCTCTTTTGCAAGGAAGTGTTGTAGAAAAGGATTATAGTTATGGTAGTACAAACGATACAGTAGGAAAGTTTACATACAAGTTTGTACCTGTAAAACTGCAAGATACTTCAGTTCAAGACCATGAGGCTACTGTGATAGGCAACGGTGTAGAGGAATACAAGTTGACGGTTGCTTACGAAGCAAGTTCTGTAGAGAACAGAAAATCATCTTTAGAAGGTTATATTTCACCGGAAGGAGCTGAGCAGTCTAAGTCAACAGACGATGGAATATACACAGTGAACGTAATTGCCGGAGAGATTCAGATTACCAAAAAGATTGACGGTAATTTCCAGCCTAAATTAGAAGGTGATCCAATATTTACCTTTAAAATTGAGAAATTAGACGAAGGTGATAAGGTTGAAAAAACCTGGTACAGAACCGTTCGTTTTAACAAAAATACCGTGAAAGAACAAACAGTTGAAGCGTTAAGCGGATTGGAAAAAGGTGACTATAGGGTTACAGAGTTGAAATCTCAAAGATATACGTTAGATAAAAATCAAACAACTACCGAAGGTAGCACATGTACAGATACTCCATATGAAGATGGTGACGGGGTTGTATTCCATATCGGAACACCATCTGAAAACGACGAGGTTGGCGCTAGAGGTGTTGCCAAATTTGTCAACACAAAAACCGGTGACAGCGGAAAGAGAACAGACACAGATGTAAGAGTAAACCGTTTCACAAAGGAAAATGGTAAGTGGACATGGAAAGGTTATGACCTTTCTACATCAAAACCAACAAGTAATCAGCAGTAA
- a CDS encoding signal peptidase I, translated as MLKKICGFLSGILLIVLAALAGILIIPKVMGYEEMAVLTGSMEPKYPVGSLIFVKEENPEKLQVGDVITYRLSGDTVVTHRVVEINKDEQSVVTKGDANESNDGSPIPYNNIIGKAHFCVPYLGFISMNIKTPKGIIGICGLLVVIILLTFIPEIFSNDEEEDGKEKAKKAKKSKGE; from the coding sequence ATGTTAAAAAAAATATGTGGCTTCTTATCAGGAATCCTTTTAATCGTACTTGCGGCACTTGCCGGAATCCTGATTATCCCCAAGGTTATGGGATATGAGGAAATGGCAGTTTTGACCGGAAGTATGGAACCAAAGTATCCGGTAGGTTCTCTGATATTTGTCAAAGAAGAAAATCCGGAAAAGCTGCAAGTCGGAGATGTCATTACTTACCGGCTTAGCGGAGATACCGTAGTAACCCACAGAGTTGTGGAGATTAACAAAGACGAACAGTCTGTAGTAACAAAAGGTGATGCCAATGAATCCAATGACGGAAGCCCTATTCCATATAATAACATTATCGGAAAAGCACATTTCTGTGTTCCATATTTAGGATTCATCAGCATGAATATAAAGACCCCTAAAGGTATTATAGGAATATGTGGCTTACTCGTTGTGATTATCCTATTGACCTTTATCCCGGAAATCTTCTCGAACGATGAGGAAGAAGACGGGAAAGAAAAAGCCAAAAAGGCAAAAAAGAGTAAAGGAGAATAA
- a CDS encoding SipW-dependent-type signal peptide-containing protein yields MTKKKLMMAGLSAGLVAVVGVGGTLAYLSAQSDVVNNAFTVGQGYTPDKDGHTGLFLDETDYDYNPDTKKNEDTGKRTEEGNTYENLYPGNSLTKDPKVTMIGGSVESYVFVKVDGVTELEAITAPETNDKVFDIADWSTSSWVKLDEKGVMTPGKEGDGYYVYMGQMATDGVVDVSLKTEGEHIQLPEQVFNTIKVNNVNALPENTAVKTQKVSVKACAVQATEHRQGIEAAFAQAKGELDQQ; encoded by the coding sequence ATGACAAAGAAAAAATTAATGATGGCAGGTTTATCAGCAGGTTTAGTAGCAGTTGTAGGTGTAGGTGGAACATTAGCTTATTTATCAGCACAGTCTGATGTAGTAAACAATGCTTTTACAGTAGGACAGGGATATACACCAGATAAAGACGGACATACAGGACTGTTCCTTGATGAAACAGATTACGATTACAATCCGGATACTAAAAAGAATGAGGACACAGGGAAACGTACAGAAGAAGGAAATACATACGAGAATTTGTATCCGGGTAACAGCCTTACAAAGGACCCTAAAGTTACTATGATTGGTGGTTCTGTAGAATCGTATGTATTTGTAAAAGTAGATGGTGTAACAGAGTTGGAAGCCATCACAGCACCGGAAACAAATGACAAAGTATTTGATATTGCAGATTGGTCAACAAGCAGTTGGGTTAAATTAGACGAAAAAGGTGTTATGACTCCGGGAAAAGAAGGCGATGGATACTATGTATATATGGGACAGATGGCAACCGATGGTGTTGTAGATGTATCCTTAAAAACAGAGGGTGAACATATTCAGTTACCGGAACAGGTATTTAATACTATCAAGGTAAACAATGTAAACGCACTTCCAGAAAATACTGCTGTTAAAACTCAGAAAGTAAGCGTAAAAGCATGTGCAGTACAGGCAACAGAACACAGACAGGGAATCGAGGCTGCGTTTGCTCAGGCAAAAGGTGAATTAGATCAGCAGTAA
- a CDS encoding SipW-dependent-type signal peptide-containing protein — MKKRQLAKLGLTLGLVGAVGVGGTMALLSAKSNTVTNTFAAGNGIDAAKDITLFEHDPYLDEEGYQGDSQNVFKDGTSTDKEGMIDIDGVDYKDLEPNMVLTKDPTVQISKGTADCYLFAKVTNGLKDVKGVSIDGIFSNTSEHWQKLEGTEDVWYYVDSIKDVDGKVINTDEEAFISDELFENITLTSDAEIYDNKLENKNIEVKAFVVQATENNNWEAAKAMAKDNDNWE; from the coding sequence ATGAAGAAAAGACAGTTGGCAAAATTAGGTTTAACATTAGGTTTAGTTGGAGCAGTTGGTGTAGGCGGAACAATGGCATTATTGTCAGCAAAGTCTAATACAGTAACAAACACTTTCGCAGCAGGAAACGGTATTGATGCAGCAAAGGATATCACATTATTTGAGCATGACCCATATCTTGATGAAGAAGGATATCAAGGTGATAGCCAGAATGTGTTTAAGGATGGTACATCTACAGACAAAGAAGGAATGATTGATATAGATGGTGTAGATTACAAGGATTTGGAACCTAATATGGTACTTACTAAAGACCCAACGGTACAGATTTCTAAAGGTACAGCAGACTGTTATCTGTTTGCAAAAGTAACAAATGGTCTGAAAGATGTCAAGGGAGTAAGCATTGACGGTATTTTTTCCAACACTAGTGAACACTGGCAGAAGTTAGAAGGCACAGAAGATGTTTGGTATTATGTTGATTCAATAAAAGATGTAGATGGAAAAGTAATTAATACTGATGAGGAAGCATTTATTTCTGATGAATTATTTGAAAATATTACGCTTACCTCTGATGCAGAGATTTATGACAATAAATTAGAAAACAAAAATATTGAAGTCAAAGCCTTTGTAGTGCAGGCAACAGAAAATAATAACTGGGAAGCTGCTAAAGCAATGGCGAAGGATAATGACAATTGGGAATAA
- a CDS encoding SipW-dependent-type signal peptide-containing protein → MKNKKVLMAAASTALVAVVGIGATLAYFTDQADTENVVTMGHVDVRLVEHEVKKDNNGKSYVTDNTKPVTEKGLVFEDVYPGETLPKDPTIELVSGSGDAYVRMKMEIDTSKTTIDADDVAALRENINNEIEKSGDWYYNAEEDFYYYNAPLTEESNTATLFTQVTIPGEEWTNNTADQTFSIKLQAEAIQEEYFTPEREGDMITSWGGVTTETYDAQ, encoded by the coding sequence ATGAAAAATAAAAAAGTATTAATGGCAGCAGCATCAACCGCATTAGTAGCAGTAGTGGGAATCGGAGCAACACTGGCATATTTCACAGACCAGGCGGATACAGAAAATGTAGTGACTATGGGTCATGTAGACGTTCGTTTAGTAGAACATGAAGTAAAAAAAGATAACAACGGTAAGTCTTATGTGACAGACAATACAAAGCCTGTAACAGAGAAAGGACTGGTATTTGAAGACGTTTATCCAGGAGAAACTCTTCCAAAAGATCCGACTATCGAATTAGTTTCCGGATCCGGTGATGCATATGTAAGAATGAAAATGGAAATTGATACTTCCAAAACTACAATTGATGCAGATGATGTAGCTGCATTAAGAGAGAATATTAATAATGAAATTGAGAAAAGCGGTGACTGGTATTACAACGCAGAAGAAGATTTTTATTACTACAATGCACCTTTGACAGAGGAAAGCAATACAGCTACATTATTTACACAGGTAACAATTCCAGGAGAAGAATGGACAAACAACACAGCAGACCAGACTTTTTCTATCAAACTTCAGGCAGAAGCTATTCAGGAAGAATATTTTACACCTGAAAGAGAGGGAGATATGATTACAAGCTGGGGTGGTGTTACAACAGAAACATATGATGCTCAGTAG
- a CDS encoding signal peptidase I, translating to MLSKILNYIGIFLMAVVILLVLPLTLPKLFGIHIFGVLTGSMEPEYPVGCAVYVKEIDFEEIKTGDPITYRLGTDTDLVATHRVVEIDSEQQAFITKGDANQSADVDAVSYSQVVGKVVFQIPLLGRLSACLHTKTGVLACGGVFAAAMVLWVLAEKMKVKESAK from the coding sequence TTGCTTTCAAAAATTTTAAACTACATAGGAATCTTTTTGATGGCAGTGGTAATCCTCCTGGTTCTGCCGCTTACCCTACCGAAATTATTCGGGATTCACATATTCGGTGTCCTTACAGGGAGTATGGAACCAGAGTATCCCGTAGGATGTGCCGTATATGTCAAAGAAATAGATTTTGAAGAAATAAAAACAGGGGACCCCATTACCTATCGTTTGGGGACAGACACAGATTTAGTTGCAACTCACAGAGTTGTAGAGATAGATTCCGAACAGCAGGCCTTCATCACCAAGGGAGATGCCAATCAGTCCGCAGATGTCGATGCGGTTTCTTATTCTCAGGTGGTGGGAAAAGTGGTATTTCAGATACCATTGCTGGGAAGGCTTTCTGCCTGTCTGCATACAAAAACAGGAGTGCTTGCCTGCGGAGGAGTTTTCGCAGCAGCCATGGTTCTTTGGGTGCTGGCAGAGAAGATGAAGGTAAAGGAGAGTGCGAAGTGA